Within the Pseudarthrobacter sp. W1I19 genome, the region CCTCGCTGGTCTCCAGCGCCCCGTGGATCACGTCCTCCAGCACCTGCCCGCACAGGGCGCGCTCGGCCTGGCGTTGCTTGACCATGTTGTTCAGCTCAACACTGATCAGGTTCTGGGCGTACCCGATGATGCCGGAGTCCTCAAAGGGCTTGCGGACCCAGAGGGTGCAGGCATCCCGCCGGCCGGTGGGGATGGGGTAGGAGGCCCAGGTATCGGCCTGCGGGGTGTCCTTGGTGCTGTTGTACAGCTGTGCCGTGAACTGGGTGAGCGCGATGTCCGTCCGAAGCATGCCGCCGAGGTGTTTCAGGAGCTCGGCCAGGCCGCCGCCGGTCAACAGTGCGCGCGCCAGTACCTGGTGGCCGGCGATCAGCCGCTCCAGCTTGGCGTAGTGGTCCGCGGACTGGGCGTCGGCCACCAGCTTGCCGATGGCGATAAACGGTGTCTCGTAGGGCACTTCCACCACGGGCAGGCCCCAGCGGTTGGCCTCAGCGAGCAGGGCCGGCGGCACCGCCTCGTGCGACAGCCCCACGCCGAAGCCGATGCCCACGGCGCCGGCCCGCTGTACCTGCCGGACAAAACGCCGCTGCTCGGGGGCCGATTTCAGCCGCAGGCCGGTGGTGAGGATCAGTTCGCCGCCGTTGATGAAGCGCTGCGGGTCCTCCAGCTCGGTCACTGCCACCCAATTGATGTCCTCGTGCCAGGTGGTCTCGGCGACTCCCACTTTGGACAGGTTCAGGGATTTGACACCCAGGAGGGCAGCAAGGGAAATGGCCATGAACCAAGGATAAACGGGCGCTAGTCAACCGCACTAAAAAGCGGCAGGAAGGGTGTGCAGGTGGCTATTCACTGGGCAGGGGTGCTGGCATAGGCTCAAGGCAGTCAGATCCATCAGTTTCGACGCCGATGGCCCCCAGGAAAGAGGTTGCACACCGTGGTCCAAACCTTGCAGAACTTCATCAACGGTTCTTTTGTCACGCCTGCCGGCAGCGGCACGCTGGACATCGTGAACCCCACCAACGGTGAAGTGGTGGCGCACTCGCCCATCTCCAACCAGCAGGATGTGGACGCTGCCATGGCCGCAGCAAAGGAAGCCTTCAAGAGCTGGAAGCACGTCACGCCCGGCCAGCGCCAGCTGATGCTGCTCAAGCTCGCCGACGCGGTCGAGGCCAACAGCGACGAACTGGTGGAGGCGCAGCACCGCAACACGGGCCAGGTGCGTTCCCTGATCGCCTCTGAGGAAGTCGCCGCCGGCGCCGACCAGCTGCGCTTCTTCGCCGGAGCGGCCCGCATCCTCGAGGGCAAGTCCGCCGGTGAGTACTTCGAGGGCCACACCTCCTACGTGCGCCGCGAACCGATCGGGGTTGTGGCCCAGGTGGCCCCCTGGAACTACCCGTTCCTGATGGCCATCTGGAAGATCGGCCCCGCGCTGGCCGCCGGCAACACCGTTGTGCTGAAGCCCTCGGACACCACCCCGGAGTCCACCCTTGTCCTGGCCCGCCTGGCCGGTGAGATCTTCCCCGCCGGCGTCCTGAACGTTGTGCTGGGCACAGGCCAGACCGGCGCCATGATGGTGGACCACAAGGTCCCCGGCCTGGTGTCCATCACCGGCTCCGTCCGTGCCGGCATCGCCGTCGCCTCCGGTGCGGCGAAGAGCCTCAAGCGCGCGCACCTGGAGCTGGGCGGCAAGGCGCCGGCCATCGTGTTCAAGGATGCGGATATCAAGAAGAGCGCCGCGGCCATCGCCGAGTTCGCCTTCTTCAACGCGGGCCAGGACTGCACCGCCATCACCCGGGTGCTGGTGGAGGAATCAGTGCATGACGACGTTGTGGCCGCCATGGTGGAGCACACCAAGACCCTGCACACCGGCTCGCAGAACGACGAAGACAACTACTTCGGCCCGCTGAACAACATCAACCACTTCAAGCAGGTCAGCTCGGTAGTGGAAAACCTGCCGGCGCACTGCCGGATCGAAACCGGCGGACACCAGGCGGGGGAGAAGGGCTTTTTCTTTGAGCCCACCATCGTCACCGGTGCGAAGCAGACGGACAGCATAGTCCAGCAGGAAACGTTCGGCCCCGTCATCACCGTGCAGAAGTTCAGCACCGAGGAAGAAGCGGTGGAGCTGGCCAACGACGTGGAGTACGCCCTGGCCTCCAGCGTCTGGACCTCCAACCACGGCACCGCCATGCGCCTGAGCCGCGACCTGGACTTCGGCGCCGTCTGGATCAACACCCACATCCTGCTCACCGCCGAAATGCCCCACGGCGGTTTCAAACAATCCGGCTACGGCAAAGACCTCTCCATGTACGGCGTCGAGGACTACACGCGCATCAAGCATGTGATGAGTGCGCTGGACGCCTGACGCGTCCGCGCCAACGGCACCACTCCCCAACGCTTCCCGCAATTCCTGAAAGGCCTCCCATGACCACCACCGCATCAGACATCACCTTCCGCCTGGAGCAGAAGCGCCGCGTCCAGGCCGACTTCCCGGGGCCCAAGTCGCTGGCCCTGGCCGAACGGCGCAAGTCCGTCGTCGCCGCAGGGGTCGCCTCCGGCGTCCCGGTTTACGTTGCAGACGCCGACGGCGGCATCATCCACGACGTGGACGGCAACTCCTTCATCGACCTCGGCTCCGGCATCGCCGTGACCAGCGTGGGCGCGTCCGACCCCGCCGTCGTCGGTGCCGTGAAGGAAGCCGTGGAGCACTTCACGCACACCTGTTTTATGGTCACGCCTTACGAAGGCTACGTGGCTGTCGCCGAGCAGCTGAACCGCCTCACCCCGGGCGACCACGAGAAGCGCACCGTCCTTTTCAACTCCGGCGCGGAGGCAGTGGAGAACGCCATCAAGGTGGCACGCCTCGCCACCGGACGTGACGCCGTAGTGGCTTTCGACCACGCCTACCACGGCCGCACCAACCTCACCATGGCGCTGACCGCCAAGGCCATGCCCTACAAGACCAACTTCGGCCCGTTCGCGCCGGAGGTCTACCGCATGCCCATGAGCTACCCGTACCGGGAGGAAAACCCGGAGATCACCGGTGCCGAGGCCGCCAAGCGCGCCATCACCATGATCGAAAAGCAGATCGGCGGAGACCAGGTTGCCGCGATCATCATCGAACCCATCCAGGGCGAGGGCGGCTTCATCGTCCCCGCCGAGGGCTTCCTGCCGGCGTTGGCTGCGTGGGCCAAGGACAAGGGCATCGTCTTCATCGCCGACGAGGTCCAGTCCGGTTTCTGCCGCACCGGTGAATGGTTCGCCGTCAACCACGAAGGCGTCATCCCGGACATCATGACCATGGCCAAGGGGATTGCCGGCGGCATGCCCCTGTCCGCCATCACCGGCCGCGCGGACCTGCTGGACGCCGTGCACCCGGGCGGACTGGGCGGCACCTACGGCGGCAACCCGGTGGCCTGCGCCGCCGCCCTTGCCTCCATCGGATCCATGGAGGAGTACGACCTGAACGGCCGTGCCCGCCACATTGAGGCCCTCGCCACTACCCGGCTTCGGGAACTGCAGCAGGAACTGGTTGCCGCCGGAACCGGCGTCATCGGCGAAGTCCGCGGCCGCGGCGCAATGCTGGCCATCGAACTGGTCCAGGCCGGCTCCAAGGAACCGAACCCGGAACTGACCAAGGCCGTTGCCGCCGCCTGCCTGAAGGAAGGCGTCATCATCCTGACGTGCGGCACCTACGGCAACGTCATCCGCCTCCTGCCGCCGCTGGTCATCACCGATGAACTGCTGAACGACGGCCTGGAGGTCCTGGCGGCAGCCATCAAGGCCAATGCCTAGCCGCCAATAGAGTTAGCGTCCCCTCGCAACGGCGCGAACAAAACCTGGGCCCCGGAACTACCGTTCCGGGGCCCAGGGGTTTTAAGACAGCTGTCGGTTGCCGTTATCCGGCCCGCCGATAACCACCTGCGCGGGACTGTGCAGGACGTACCCGTTAAGCCAGGAAAACAGGGCCCGGATTTTCTGCTGGAATCCGGACAGGAGCGCCAGGTGCACCAGGAGCCAGGAAAGGAAGGCCAGGGGCCCCTGGAGCTGCATGCGCTGCCGGCCAAGTTCAGCCACCGCCGCTCCCCGCCCGATCATGGCCATGTAGCCCTTGTCCACGTAGCGGAACGGCTGCCGGGTGCCGCCATTGAGGTCTGCGTGGATGTTGCGGGCGGCCCACTTACCGGCCTGCTGGGCCACTGAGCCGAGCTGCGGCAGCTTGGCCCCGGTTGAATCGGTGATGTTGGCGGCATCGCCAATGACGTAGACGCCCTCGACGTCGGGAACGGTCAGGTCGGTGCGGACATCGATGCGGCCGCCTTTCCCCTGGGGCAGCCCCGACCCGGCCAAGAGGTCACCGCCCTTAAGCCCGCCGGCCCAGACCACGATTCCTCCCGGGATGTCCGTCCCGTCAGCCAGCGTCACGCCACCGTCCCGCACTTCCGTGACGCCCACACCCATGTGCATCTGGACGCCGATCTTTGCCAGGCGCTGCCGGGTGTACTCCTGGGACTTCGCCGAAAACATGGTGAGGACTGTGGGGACCATGTCCACCAGGTGCACGCGGCACCGCGCAGCCAGTTCGGGGGAGAAATACTTGGCCACGACGAATTTGATGTTTTCCGCCAAGGCCCCGGCCGTCTCCACACCGGTAGGCCCGCCGCCCACCACAACCATTTCCACTGGCGCGTCCGGCTCCCGGTCCGCCCGGTCCAGCAGCCGGGTCACGCTGGTTCCGAGACGGGTTGCATCCGTGACCGAATACAGCGGGAAGGTATGCTCCGCCGCGCCGGGGATATTGAAAAAGTTGGGGACGGCACCAACGGCAACCACCAGGATCTGCGCGCGGAATGTGTCACCCTCGGCTGTGGTGACGGTGTGGTTTGCGGCATCGACGGCCGACACCTCCGCCGTCAGGACCCTGACGTTCCTGCGGCGCCGGAAAACCGACCGGATGGGCCGGGCAATGGCTGACACTCCGATCTGGGACGTGGCCACCTGGTACAGCAGAGGCTGGAACTGGTGGTAGTTGTTCGAGTCGATCAGAAGTACCCGAACGCCCTTGCGGCCAAGTTCCTTGGCTGCGGCGATGCCGGCGAATCCTGCCCCGATCACGATGACCTGATATGAGTCCTCCATCCGAGCAACCTACTCCGCCGGGCTTCCCCGCAACAGTGGGTCAGGTGGATTTCAGGGAAGCCTTGCTCCTCCGGCGGGCCACGGAGGTCTTGCGTGCGGTGCGCAGCATGTCCACGGTCAGGACCAGCAGCGCCAGCCACACCACGCCGAACCCGATCCAGCGGTCCACGGTCATTGCTTCCTTGAACACCAGCAGCGCCAGGATGAACTGTAGAACGGGTGCTGAATACTGGAGCAGCCCGATGGTGGTCATCGGGAGCCTGCGTGCCGCGGCACCGAAGAACACCAGCGGCACCGCGGTGATCACGCCGGAAGCCAGCAGAAGCCAGAAATGGCCGGGCCCCTGTGTGGTCAGGGTGGCGGTTCCGGCCGACGCCAGGTAGATCATGGTGGCTGCAGCAAACGGAGCCAGCACCACTGTTTCAACGCTGAGGCTGGTGACGGCATCCACCTTGGGACCAACCCGCTTCTTCACGAAACCGTACAGGCCAAAACTGAAGGCGAGCGTCAGTGCAATCCACGGGAGCTTTCCATAGGAATATGTGAGCACTCCTACCGCAATGAAGCCGATGGCGACGGCCGCCCACTGCAGCGGCCGCAGTTTTTCCTTCAGTACCAGCACGCCAAGCATGACGGAAACCAGCGGATTGATGAAGTATCCCAGTGATGCCTCCACAGCCTGTCCCGTGGTCACCCCGTAGGTGTAGGTCAGCCAGTTGATGGCGATCAGGAAAGCGGCTACGGCAAGCGTGCCAAGAACGGAACGGTCACGCAGTGCCCGGGACAGGGTGCCCCATGAACGGGTCACCGTGATGAGGAGCGCACAGAACAGCAATGACCAGACCACCCGGTTGGCCACAATTTCGACGGCACCTGCCGGCATCAGCACAAAGAAGTACAGCGGGAGCAGCCCCCAGAGTCCGTAGGCGCCGATGCCGAACAGGATCCCCGCCGTCGTGTCCTTGTCCACTGCCTTGGGCGCCCCCTTGATGCCGGCGCCGCCTGCAGGCGGCGTGCTTACTGGTGCTGCAGGTGCTGCGGATGCCGGCCCTGGCGAGGACGTTGGGGTAGCCGGTGCGGGGACATGGGCGGGGGAGGAGGATCCATCGGGAGAGGGCACAACACCCATAACATCACTTCCAGGACGGGTATTCCGCCAAATAGTCAGTAGGCTTGCTTTTATGACTTACGCCGACCGGCCGGAGACCGCTCCATGAGGCTCCGGCGCAGCAACGCTTCGGGCCGCGGCTACCGCCGGGTGGCGGCGGGCAAGGGTTTTAGTTACCGGGACCTGGACGGCTCCACCCTGCCCCCGGGCCCCGTCCGCGACCGGCTGGAAAGTATCGGAATACCGCCGGCCTGGACGGACGTGTGGATTGCCCCGTTCGAAAACGGGCACATCCAGGCCACCGGCGTGGACGCAGTGGGCCGGCGGCAGTACATCTACCACCCCGAATGGCGGGAGCGGAAGGACCGGCTGAAATTCGACCGGTCCCTCCAGTTGGCCGAATCGCTCCCGGCCGCCCGCCGTCGGGTGACCATGGACCTGCGCAGCGAAGGCTTTTCACATGACCGGGTCCTTGCGGCGGCCTTCCGGATGCTGGACAGCGGATCGCTGCGGGTGGGGTCCGAGCGGTACACCAACGAAAACGGCAGCCGCGGCCTGGCCACCCTGCTCTGCGCGCACGTCCAGGTTCGCAAGGACCGGATCCTGCTGAGGTTCCCTGCCAAGAGCGGCAAGGACTGGGAGTCGGAAATCCGCGACGCCGACCTTGCCGCCCTGCTGCGCCTGCTCAAGCGGCGGGGTCCCAACGCCCGGCTCCTGGCGTACAAGGATGGGCGGCAATGGCGGCCGGTCACCAGCGCTGACATCAACGCCTACGTGAAGGAGCGGACGGGCTCGGACTTTACCGCCAAGGACTTCCGGACCCTGCGGGGTACGGTGGCGGCGGCCGCCAGCCTCGCCAGGACGGGCCCACAAAGAAC harbors:
- a CDS encoding gamma-aminobutyraldehyde dehydrogenase — its product is MVQTLQNFINGSFVTPAGSGTLDIVNPTNGEVVAHSPISNQQDVDAAMAAAKEAFKSWKHVTPGQRQLMLLKLADAVEANSDELVEAQHRNTGQVRSLIASEEVAAGADQLRFFAGAARILEGKSAGEYFEGHTSYVRREPIGVVAQVAPWNYPFLMAIWKIGPALAAGNTVVLKPSDTTPESTLVLARLAGEIFPAGVLNVVLGTGQTGAMMVDHKVPGLVSITGSVRAGIAVASGAAKSLKRAHLELGGKAPAIVFKDADIKKSAAAIAEFAFFNAGQDCTAITRVLVEESVHDDVVAAMVEHTKTLHTGSQNDEDNYFGPLNNINHFKQVSSVVENLPAHCRIETGGHQAGEKGFFFEPTIVTGAKQTDSIVQQETFGPVITVQKFSTEEEAVELANDVEYALASSVWTSNHGTAMRLSRDLDFGAVWINTHILLTAEMPHGGFKQSGYGKDLSMYGVEDYTRIKHVMSALDA
- a CDS encoding DNA topoisomerase IB; amino-acid sequence: MRLRRSNASGRGYRRVAAGKGFSYRDLDGSTLPPGPVRDRLESIGIPPAWTDVWIAPFENGHIQATGVDAVGRRQYIYHPEWRERKDRLKFDRSLQLAESLPAARRRVTMDLRSEGFSHDRVLAAAFRMLDSGSLRVGSERYTNENGSRGLATLLCAHVQVRKDRILLRFPAKSGKDWESEIRDADLAALLRLLKRRGPNARLLAYKDGRQWRPVTSADINAYVKERTGSDFTAKDFRTLRGTVAAAASLARTGPQRTAAKRKRAISRAMIDAAEVLGNTPSIARKSYVDPRVVDHYHEGETIDPKRPDSAEAELRALLYREGDVVPLAKSG
- a CDS encoding NAD(P)/FAD-dependent oxidoreductase, with amino-acid sequence MEDSYQVIVIGAGFAGIAAAKELGRKGVRVLLIDSNNYHQFQPLLYQVATSQIGVSAIARPIRSVFRRRRNVRVLTAEVSAVDAANHTVTTAEGDTFRAQILVVAVGAVPNFFNIPGAAEHTFPLYSVTDATRLGTSVTRLLDRADREPDAPVEMVVVGGGPTGVETAGALAENIKFVVAKYFSPELAARCRVHLVDMVPTVLTMFSAKSQEYTRQRLAKIGVQMHMGVGVTEVRDGGVTLADGTDIPGGIVVWAGGLKGGDLLAGSGLPQGKGGRIDVRTDLTVPDVEGVYVIGDAANITDSTGAKLPQLGSVAQQAGKWAARNIHADLNGGTRQPFRYVDKGYMAMIGRGAAVAELGRQRMQLQGPLAFLSWLLVHLALLSGFQQKIRALFSWLNGYVLHSPAQVVIGGPDNGNRQLS
- the gabT gene encoding 4-aminobutyrate--2-oxoglutarate transaminase, whose product is MTTTASDITFRLEQKRRVQADFPGPKSLALAERRKSVVAAGVASGVPVYVADADGGIIHDVDGNSFIDLGSGIAVTSVGASDPAVVGAVKEAVEHFTHTCFMVTPYEGYVAVAEQLNRLTPGDHEKRTVLFNSGAEAVENAIKVARLATGRDAVVAFDHAYHGRTNLTMALTAKAMPYKTNFGPFAPEVYRMPMSYPYREENPEITGAEAAKRAITMIEKQIGGDQVAAIIIEPIQGEGGFIVPAEGFLPALAAWAKDKGIVFIADEVQSGFCRTGEWFAVNHEGVIPDIMTMAKGIAGGMPLSAITGRADLLDAVHPGGLGGTYGGNPVACAAALASIGSMEEYDLNGRARHIEALATTRLRELQQELVAAGTGVIGEVRGRGAMLAIELVQAGSKEPNPELTKAVAAACLKEGVIILTCGTYGNVIRLLPPLVITDELLNDGLEVLAAAIKANA
- the rarD gene encoding EamA family transporter RarD, with amino-acid sequence MGVVPSPDGSSSPAHVPAPATPTSSPGPASAAPAAPVSTPPAGGAGIKGAPKAVDKDTTAGILFGIGAYGLWGLLPLYFFVLMPAGAVEIVANRVVWSLLFCALLITVTRSWGTLSRALRDRSVLGTLAVAAFLIAINWLTYTYGVTTGQAVEASLGYFINPLVSVMLGVLVLKEKLRPLQWAAVAIGFIAVGVLTYSYGKLPWIALTLAFSFGLYGFVKKRVGPKVDAVTSLSVETVVLAPFAAATMIYLASAGTATLTTQGPGHFWLLLASGVITAVPLVFFGAAARRLPMTTIGLLQYSAPVLQFILALLVFKEAMTVDRWIGFGVVWLALLVLTVDMLRTARKTSVARRRSKASLKST
- a CDS encoding PucR family transcriptional regulator; the protein is MAISLAALLGVKSLNLSKVGVAETTWHEDINWVAVTELEDPQRFINGGELILTTGLRLKSAPEQRRFVRQVQRAGAVGIGFGVGLSHEAVPPALLAEANRWGLPVVEVPYETPFIAIGKLVADAQSADHYAKLERLIAGHQVLARALLTGGGLAELLKHLGGMLRTDIALTQFTAQLYNSTKDTPQADTWASYPIPTGRRDACTLWVRKPFEDSGIIGYAQNLISVELNNMVKQRQAERALCGQVLEDVIHGALETSEAQRRLAGVGVNSTRKNVVLLAVSAAHHKALVSTSVPRELEKSVAAVVGKDLMLVMNDDGGAAPSLARKLSDHLAEAGIHATIGIGGAYTKPNGLRWSYFEARDAASHGLPVNEPERLSLTSLLLASEDVPLADMAHESLNPLRTFDATHGAELMTTLESYLNNNGSVAAVAEELTLHRNTVRYRLAQITELTGYDPAVTTDRVQLWLALAVARLSARQGK